One genomic window of Osmia bicornis bicornis chromosome 3, iOsmBic2.1, whole genome shotgun sequence includes the following:
- the LOC114872073 gene encoding NADH dehydrogenase [ubiquinone] 1 alpha subcomplex subunit 4-like 2 — MGKYLDLSWTTLKKNPMLLPLLFCVGFGTVGSAVCLLRAAVRSPDVAWFPKTNPEPWNEYRDKNYKFITIQDNLPKKSPAPEY; from the exons ATGGGTAAATACTTAGATCTTTCATGGACAACCTTAAAAAAGAATCCCATG cTGCTTCCATTACTTTTTTGCGTTGGATTTGGAACAGTGGGATCGGCAGTATGTCTGTTACGTGCCGCTGTTCGAAGCCCTGATGTTGCGTGGTTCCCAAAGACGAATCCTGAACCTTGGAATGAGTATCGTGATAAAAACTATAAG TTCATAACAATTCAAGATAATCTTCCTAAGAAATCACCAGCTCCTGAATACTAA
- the LOC114871908 gene encoding vacuolar protein sorting-associated protein 16 homolog, translating into MSAMLTADWFPLGRDVYFRKFELYPLSFQHEVSNNNFLVAAPYGGSIAITRNPKKLVKVQGTSKPMIYLYTSSGKLTAKLQWSGGQLVYLGWSQQEELLCIQDDGMVHIYDMFGTYQHAFTMGNEVKDTKVVEAKFFVSYTGTGIAVLTSTNRIFLVNNVVEPKVRQIEIPRHGGSIDCWCLVLCDRESRVILSNRDGIFVVHQSYQNAVHVPFDNIFSRHNKIYSVIAMAVSGNNRHIALYTDTGHLYIGSVDFKKKYCEHYTNMKEPLENIAWCGTEAVVCSWSSTVMVVGRTAEVIMYTYDGPVHLVTEIDGVRVLSGSSHEMIQKVPSVVQKIFGINSTDPASYLLEASKQFQKKSHKADSYIDLVKDKLDVAVKACIDGAGHEFHFETQKLLMRAAKFGKGFSKTVNPDYYVNMCRTLRVLNAVRHPAIGIPLTYTQFTVLTSQVLLDRLVARRHYYLSIQIARHLQLPEIEGESRILAHWACYKVKQTQLDKEQIAEEIADKLGYAPGVSYSEIAKRAADCGRKQLAIKLIDYEPRAHQQVPLLLTLGEERAALSKAVDSGNTDLVYTVILHLRENMTLSDFQMSISRCPLAMALYIKYCQNHNRETLRDIYNQYDDFHSQAIWFITESYQRKNSMAREALLQSAQENFKLARNDTNAALTEEQIKLLRYQRSLEDILHESIVGKPLHDTVQILLSHNELKLADKLRSEYRISDRRYWWLRIHYLAKEDMWSELEKLSKSKKSPIGYEPFVDQCLKYNKEREAKKYLPKVKDELKVKYFVKLKMLNEAVQTAVEQKNVSALKFVLAQCNASDRQLIDKINMYITSLEN; encoded by the exons ATGTCGGCTATGTTAACTGCTGATTGGTTTCCTTTGGGCCGAGACGTGTACTTTAG aaaattcGAACTCTATCCATTATCTTTCCAACATGAGGTttcgaataataattttttagtaGCAGCTCCTTATGGAGGTTCCATTGCAATTACCAGGAATCCAAAGAAATTGGTTAAAGTTCAAGGAACCAGTAAAcctatgatatatttatacacatcgtctggaaaattaacagcCAAGTTACAA TGGAGCGGTGGGCAGTTGGTTTATCTAGGTTGGTCTCAGCAAGAAGAATTGTTATGTATACAAGACGATGGTATGGTTCACATATACGATATGTTTGGCACTTATCAACATGCCTTTACCATGGGAAAT GAAGTGAAAGATACCAAAGTTGTAGAGGCAAAGTTCTTTGTCAGCTACACTGGTACAGGTATCGCAGTTTTGACCTCTACTAATCGTATATTCCTAGTGAATAACGTGGTGGAACCAAAAGTTAGACAAATAGAAATTCCCA GGCACGGAGGCTCCATAGATTGTTGGTGTTTAGTACTTTGCGACAGGGAATCTCGTGTAATTTTATCAAACCGAGATGGAATATTTGTTGTACATCAGTCGTATCAAAACGCAGTCCACGTACCATTT gACAATATCTTCAGCAgacataataaaatatacagtgTAATAGCCATGGCTGTGTCTGGAAATAATCGTCATATCGCTCTTTATACGGATACCGGTCATTTGTACATAGGTTCTGttgattttaagaaaaaatattgcGAGCATTATACCAATATGAAAGAACCATTAGAAAATATAGCATG GTGTGGAACTGAAGCTGTAGTATGCAGCTGGAGTAGTACCGTAATGGTGGTCGGTCGAACGGCCGAAGTAATAATGTACACTTACGACGGTCCGGTACATCTTGTTACAGAGATTGATGGTGTGCGTGTACTGTCTGGTTCTTCTCATGAAATGATACAGAAAGTACCGAGCGTTGTTCAAAAGATTTTTGGTATTAATTCAACCGATCCTGCGTCTTATCTTTTGGAAGCTTCGAAACAATTTCAGAAGAAGAGCCATAAAGCTGACAGTTACATAGATTTGGTTAAAGATAAATTAGACGTAGCGGTGAAAGCTTGTATCGATGGTGCTGGtcatgaatttcattttgaaacgCAAAAGCTTTTAATGAGA GCAGCCAAATTCGGAAAAGGCTTTAGCAAAACAGTCAATCCTGACTATTATGTTAATATGTGTCGAACGTTGAGAGTTTTGAATGCGGTTAGACATCCTGCGATTGGAATTCCATTAACGTATACTCA ATTTACTGTTTTAACGAGTCAAGTATTGTTAGATAGGCTCGTTGCGAGGAGACACTATTATTTAAGCATACAAATTGCACGACATCTTCAGTTACCTGAAATCGAAGGAGAAAGTCGAATATTAGCTCATTGGGCTTGTTATAAA GTCAAACAAACACAGTTGGATAAGGAGCAAATAGCAGAAGAAATAGCCGATAAATTAGGATACGCGCCCGGAGTTTCTTACAGCGAAATTGCAAAACGAGCAGCCGATTGCGGTCGAAAACAGCTAGCTATCAAA cTGATAGATTATGAACCACGTGCACACCAACAGGTACCGCTTTTATTAACGCTTGGAGAAGAAAGAGCTGCTTTAAGCAAAGCCGTTGACAGTGGAAATACTGACTTGGTTTATACAGTGATACTTCACCTCAGGGAAAATATGACGCTCAGCGACTTCCAG ATGTCCATAAGCCGTTGTCCTTTAGCGATGGccttatacattaaatattgtCAAAATCACAATCGGGAAACACTTCGAGATATTTATAATCAGTACGATGACTTTCATTCTCAAGCGATATGGTTTATTACTGAAAGTTATCAGCGAAAG AATTCAATGGCAAGAGAAGCTTTATTGCAGTCTGCTcaagaaaatttcaagttaGCTCGTAACGATACCAACGCGGCTTTGACAGAGgaacaaataaaattgttacgCTATCAAAGATCTTTAGAAGATATATTACACGAATCGATCGTTGGAAAACCGCTTCACGATACAGTACAGATATTATTGTCACacaatgaattaaaattggcAGATAAATTGAGATCGGAATATCGAATATCAGATCGAAG ATATTGGTGGTTACGAATACATTATTTAGCAAAAGAGGATATGTGGAGTGAACTAGAAAAGCTTTCTAAAAGCAAAAAATCTCCCATTGGTTATGAG CCATTTGTAGATCAATGTTTGAAATATAACAAAGAAAGAGAggcaaagaaatatttaccTAAAGTAAAAGATGAGCTGAAAGTGAAATACTTTGTCAAACTAAA AATGCTAAACGAAGCGGTTCAAACAGCAGTagaacaaaaaaatgtttcagcaTTAAAGTTTGTCCTGGCACAATGTAATGCATCTGATAGACAgttaattgataaaattaacatGTATATAACAAGTCTTGAAAActaa
- the LOC114872026 gene encoding phosphopantothenate--cysteine ligase has translation MNLTWEEFYAKHPPPQDFAQSEALLKAFTERQFKKNNKVVLVTSGGTTIPLEHNTVRFVDNFSAGTRGSVSAEYFLESGYAVIFMYRIKSLEPFSRHFTGQKFLDMLEVNEQLDGKSTVAVLPQYTEKLATILHKYKEALNQDRLLQLTFTTLSEYLWLLRSACQALASFKNKAILYLAAAVSDFYIPSNELAVHKISSDEPQTISLQLVPKILAPLVSLWVPQAFVVSFKLETDESLLILKARNALNRYKHNLVIANMLHTRKQQVTIVSQESNHVISLTNEQLNRGEEIERLIVNDLVDRHQNFIKSTGESS, from the exons atGAATTTAACTTGGGAAGAATTTTATGCTAAACATCCACCACCTCAAGATTTTGCTCAAAGTGAAGCATTACTGAAAGCATTTACAGAAagacaatttaaaaaaaacaataaagtTGTATTAGTTACG AGTGGTGGCACAACAATACCTTTAGAACACAATACGGTAAGATTTGTTGATAATTTCAGTGCAGGAACTAGGGGATCTGTATCTGCAGAATATTTTTTAGAATCTGGATATGCAGTAATATTTATGTAtag AATTAAGTCTTTAGAACCATTTTCCAGACATTTTACAGGACAAAAGTTTTTAGATATGTTAGAGGTCAATGAGCAACTAGATGGAAAATCTACTGTTGCAG TGTTGCCACAGTATACAGAGAAGTTGGCGACAATACTGCATAAATATAAAGAAGCTCTGAATCAAGACAGACTATTGCAACTCACTTTCACAACCCTTTCTGAATATCTTTGGCTTCTTCGCTCTGCCTGTCAAGCACTAGCTTCTTTTAAAAACAAAGCTATTTTGTATCTGGCTGCTGCAGTTTCAGATTTTTACATTCCTTCCAATGAATTG gCTGTTCATAAAATTTCTTCAGATGAACCGCAAACAATATCCCTTCAATTGGTGCCAAAAATATTAGCTCCTTTAGTAAGTCTGTGGGTTCCACAAGCATTTGTAGTGTCTTTTAAGTTGGAAACTGATGAAAgccttttaattttaaaagccAGAAATGCACTCAATAGATACAAACACAAT CTGGTCATAGCAAATATGTTGCATACTCGAAAACAACAAGTAACAATCGTCAGTCAGGAAAGTAATCATGTCATTTCTCTTACTAACGAACAGTTGAACAGAGGTGAGGAAATCGAACGGTTAATTGTCAATGATCTTGTTGACAGACACCAAAATTTCATAAAGTCTACAGGAGAAAGTAGTTGA